Proteins co-encoded in one Flavobacterium sp. M31R6 genomic window:
- a CDS encoding PhoH family protein has product MNERIIELIDIAPKDFWGTHDSHLESIKKYYPKLKIVARGTTLKAFGDKDVLDEFEKRFQRLMLHFTRYNTIDDNVIERVIQSDDQEERKALGHDKILVHGVGGKIIKPMTPNQQLLVDTMEKNDMVFAVGPAGTGKTYTGVAMAVKALKEKQVKRIILTRPAVEAGENLGFLPGDMKEKLDPYMQPLYDALRDMLPNEKLEDYILKGIIQIAPLAFMRGRTLDHAFVILDEAQNTTHSQMKMFLTRMGKSAKFMITGDPGQVDLPRRTISGLKEAILVLKDVDGIGIIYLDDKDIVRHRLVKKVIDAYKQIENNDY; this is encoded by the coding sequence TTGAACGAAAGAATCATCGAGCTCATCGACATTGCTCCAAAAGATTTTTGGGGCACTCACGACTCCCACCTAGAGTCAATTAAGAAATATTATCCAAAACTAAAAATTGTCGCAAGAGGTACTACTCTTAAAGCTTTTGGAGATAAAGATGTTTTAGACGAATTTGAAAAGCGGTTTCAGCGTCTGATGCTGCATTTCACCCGATACAATACTATTGATGACAATGTAATTGAACGAGTGATTCAAAGTGATGATCAGGAGGAAAGAAAAGCTTTAGGTCATGACAAAATTTTGGTTCACGGCGTAGGTGGCAAAATCATTAAACCTATGACTCCCAATCAACAGTTGTTGGTGGATACAATGGAAAAAAATGATATGGTTTTTGCTGTTGGACCCGCGGGTACCGGAAAGACCTACACAGGTGTTGCCATGGCTGTAAAAGCATTGAAAGAAAAACAAGTCAAGCGTATTATTCTGACCCGTCCTGCAGTAGAAGCTGGAGAAAATCTAGGTTTTCTTCCCGGTGATATGAAAGAAAAGCTCGACCCTTATATGCAGCCATTATATGATGCGTTGCGCGATATGTTACCAAATGAAAAATTGGAAGACTATATATTAAAGGGCATTATTCAAATAGCACCTTTGGCTTTCATGCGTGGACGAACTTTAGATCATGCTTTTGTGATTTTGGACGAAGCACAAAATACAACGCATTCGCAAATGAAAATGTTTCTGACCCGTATGGGAAAAAGTGCCAAGTTTATGATTACCGGTGATCCTGGTCAGGTAGATTTGCCTCGAAGAACAATTTCAGGACTCAAAGAAGCGATATTGGTTTTGAAAGATGTTGACGGAATTGGGATTATTTATCTGGATGATAAAGATATTGTGCGTCATCGATTGGTGAAAAAGGTAATTGATGCTTACAAGCAAATTGAAAATAATGATTATTAA
- a CDS encoding Cof-type HAD-IIB family hydrolase, giving the protein MSKQKISKQKIKVVISDLDGTLLNSDHTISAYTKSVFQELHEQNYLIIVATGRHHMDAMAIISSLELPVYLVTSNGARIHSPKKELLYSFNLEGDAVKSILSLDIDPEITTVLFKEKVWQTSKTNKKLNAFQKDLAYPPEVVDFATLDDYSAIKIFFTHDDHQKLVNLRDKILEDHSDVFSHAFSLPICLEFMDKSVDKSVAIAKILEREGYSFDQAISFGDGFNDEKMLDAAGIGLIMGNAPENLKNKLPHLEVISTNNEDGVAKYLTEILEGFSVSS; this is encoded by the coding sequence ATGTCGAAACAGAAAATATCGAAGCAAAAAATCAAAGTAGTAATTAGCGACTTAGACGGAACATTACTCAACTCAGACCATACAATATCTGCCTATACCAAATCTGTTTTTCAAGAATTGCATGAACAAAATTATTTGATTATTGTGGCAACAGGACGTCATCACATGGATGCCATGGCAATAATCAGCAGTTTGGAACTTCCTGTTTATTTGGTAACTTCAAATGGGGCGAGAATCCATTCGCCAAAAAAAGAGCTTTTGTATTCTTTTAATTTGGAAGGAGATGCAGTCAAATCGATTTTATCATTGGATATAGATCCAGAGATTACAACGGTTTTATTCAAGGAGAAAGTTTGGCAAACCTCAAAAACGAATAAAAAACTGAATGCTTTTCAAAAAGACTTGGCATATCCTCCAGAAGTGGTCGATTTTGCGACATTGGATGATTATAGCGCCATAAAAATATTTTTTACTCATGATGATCATCAAAAATTAGTAAATTTAAGAGATAAAATTCTTGAAGACCACTCAGATGTTTTTAGTCATGCTTTTAGCTTGCCTATTTGTTTAGAGTTTATGGATAAATCGGTTGATAAAAGCGTCGCAATTGCCAAGATTCTAGAAAGAGAAGGCTATTCCTTTGATCAAGCCATTTCTTTTGGTGATGGTTTTAATGATGAGAAAATGCTAGACGCAGCTGGAATAGGATTAATAATGGGTAATGCACCAGAAAATTTAAAAAATAAATTACCTCATTTAGAAGTGATTTCAACCAATAATGAAGACGGTGTAGCCAAATATTTAACTGAAATTTTAGAAGGATTTAGTGTTTCATCTTAA
- a CDS encoding phosphoribosylaminoimidazolesuccinocarboxamide synthase has translation MSNTITTTNFNFPNQKSVYRGKVREVYNINDDLLVMIATDRLSAFDVVLPKGIPYKGQILNQIATKFMELTQDIVPNWLIATPDPSVAVGHLCEPFKVEMVIRGYLSGHAAREYALGKRQICGVTMAEGLKENDKFPEPIITPTTKADNGEHDADISREAILEKGIVTEEDYLVLEKYTRALFKRGTEIAASRGLILVDTKYEFGKTKDGVIVLIDEIHTPDSSRYFYSEGYQERQDKGEEQKQLSKEFVRRWLIQNGFQGLEGQQIPNMTDEYIETVSDRYIELYENILGEKFVKADISNINERIEKNVLAYLAQR, from the coding sequence ATGAGCAATACAATTACCACTACCAATTTTAATTTTCCGAATCAAAAATCAGTGTATCGCGGAAAAGTAAGGGAAGTTTATAATATCAATGACGATTTACTTGTAATGATAGCTACTGACAGACTATCTGCATTTGATGTAGTTTTACCAAAAGGAATTCCATACAAGGGACAAATTTTGAACCAAATTGCAACAAAATTCATGGAATTGACTCAAGATATTGTACCAAATTGGTTAATTGCCACTCCAGATCCTAGTGTTGCTGTTGGTCATTTATGTGAACCGTTTAAAGTTGAAATGGTGATTCGTGGATATCTTTCGGGACATGCTGCTCGTGAATATGCTCTTGGAAAAAGACAAATTTGCGGAGTGACAATGGCTGAAGGTTTGAAGGAAAATGACAAGTTTCCAGAACCGATTATCACACCAACTACAAAAGCGGATAACGGAGAACACGATGCCGATATTTCAAGAGAAGCTATTCTAGAAAAAGGAATCGTTACTGAAGAAGATTATTTAGTGTTAGAAAAATACACTCGTGCTTTATTTAAAAGAGGGACTGAAATTGCTGCAAGTCGTGGTTTGATTTTGGTGGATACAAAATACGAATTTGGAAAAACCAAAGACGGCGTTATTGTATTGATTGATGAAATTCACACTCCAGATTCTTCTCGTTATTTCTATTCTGAAGGATATCAAGAAAGACAAGATAAAGGGGAAGAGCAAAAACAATTGTCAAAAGAATTTGTTAGACGTTGGTTGATTCAAAACGGTTTTCAAGGATTGGAAGGACAGCAAATTCCCAATATGACTGATGAATATATCGAAACTGTTTCAGATAGATATATTGAGTTGTATGAAAATATTCTTGGTGAGAAGTTTGTAAAAGCCGATATCTCGAATATTAATGAAAGAATTGAAAAAAACGTTTTGGCTTATTTGGCACAAAGATAA
- a CDS encoding putative quinol monooxygenase, producing MFVRIVKLSFHEENIPAFLENFELMKDKIRNAPGNSFLELYQDKNNKSIFFTYSYWETEADLENYRNSELFNTVWTFTKQLFNAKPEAWSVDKLVSLV from the coding sequence ATGTTTGTACGAATAGTAAAACTGAGTTTTCACGAGGAAAATATTCCTGCCTTTTTGGAAAACTTCGAATTAATGAAAGATAAAATACGAAATGCTCCCGGTAATAGTTTTCTGGAACTATATCAGGACAAAAACAACAAAAGCATTTTCTTTACTTATAGTTATTGGGAAACCGAAGCGGATTTGGAAAACTATCGAAATTCAGAGCTTTTCAATACCGTTTGGACATTTACCAAACAATTATTCAATGCAAAACCAGAAGCTTGGAGTGTAGATAAATTAGTTTCTTTGGTTTAA
- a CDS encoding S-adenosyl-l-methionine hydroxide adenosyltransferase family protein — translation MSIITLTTDYGLKDHFVGALKGKILSEYSDATIIDISHYIDPFNTVEASYIISASYDSFPKGTVHIIGVDLEANKENQHIAMQWNDHYFIAADNGILSMLSQKIIPQKIVAITIHDRLHSDATDLDVFVKVACHIAKGGVLNVIGKEIKSLKQVTDLQVALSDDGNQLKGNVIYIDHFGNVVTNISKKQFLECVKGRDYEIIYRNQSIKTILPYYSAIASSDKYPVKYYEGQRLAIFNEAGFLEIAIFRSNPLTVGSASTLLGLNYRDVISIQFKN, via the coding sequence ATGTCAATAATTACCCTTACTACCGATTATGGCTTGAAAGACCACTTTGTTGGTGCTTTGAAAGGGAAAATATTATCTGAGTATTCTGACGCTACAATTATTGACATTTCACATTATATCGATCCATTCAACACCGTTGAAGCCAGTTATATTATTTCGGCCTCCTATGACAGCTTTCCAAAAGGGACTGTTCATATTATTGGAGTCGATTTAGAAGCAAACAAAGAGAATCAACATATTGCCATGCAATGGAATGATCATTACTTTATTGCTGCCGATAATGGCATTTTAAGTATGCTTTCGCAAAAGATTATTCCTCAAAAAATAGTTGCAATAACCATTCACGATCGACTTCATAGCGATGCCACCGATTTGGATGTTTTTGTCAAAGTGGCTTGTCATATTGCCAAAGGTGGTGTTCTTAATGTAATTGGGAAAGAAATTAAAAGCCTGAAACAAGTAACCGATTTGCAAGTAGCTCTTTCCGACGACGGGAACCAATTAAAAGGAAATGTAATTTACATTGATCATTTTGGGAATGTGGTCACCAATATTTCAAAAAAGCAGTTTTTGGAATGTGTGAAAGGAAGAGACTATGAAATTATATACAGAAACCAATCCATCAAAACTATTTTACCTTATTATTCTGCCATTGCCAGTTCCGATAAATATCCGGTAAAATATTATGAAGGTCAAAGATTAGCCATTTTCAACGAGGCTGGTTTTCTCGAAATTGCCATTTTCAGAAGCAACCCTTTAACAGTAGGTTCTGCAAGTACTTTATTAGGGCTTAATTATAGAGATGTGATTTCGATACAATTTAAGAATTGA